In Sander vitreus isolate 19-12246 chromosome 12, sanVit1, whole genome shotgun sequence, the following proteins share a genomic window:
- the LOC144526375 gene encoding uncharacterized protein LOC144526375 has translation MHFLGIVVLILCELSLGCPVPIDTTIVQVQQWGVVGAQQVVEQVLLNGVSLTGTNQKVDSIIQTMSADAQLPTLIGVNQTSVLRNHTVLRSRECILEGSQLHWTDRVFYDGKVYLTLDHSDTWTAHVPEALAFKVLWDQEEQRIKTARTPLQEACIKLMRELMLSVEQSVPGIPSPQFLIPILALLAFTGLIVIGLILFKNQGLRHPGGVVGSIIHYPKDMTETAPDIKASGYRTL, from the exons atgcattttcttgGAATTGTTGTGCTAATTTTATGTGAGCTATCATTGGGGTGTCCTGTTCCAATAG ATACCACCATAGTGCAGGTCCAGCAGTGGGGAGTGGTGGGTGCTCAGCAGGTCGTGGAGCAGGTCCTTCTCAATGGAGTCTCTCTTACTGGCACAAACCAGAAAGTTGACAGCATTATCCAAACCATGTCAGCTGATGCACAACTTCCAACTCTTATCGGTGTCAACCAGACTTCAGTCCTAA GAAACCACACTGTCCTTCGTTCTCGCGAATGCATACTGGAGGGGTCTCAGCTGCACTGGACCGACCGTGTGTTCTATGATGGGAAGGTCTATCTGACTCTGGACCACTCTGACACGTGGACAGCCCACGTACCGGAAGCACTGGCCTTTAAAGTGCTGTGGGACCAGGAAGAGCAGCGCATAAAGACAGCAAGGACCCCACTTCAGGAGGCATGCATCAAGCTGATGAGAGAACTGATGCTttctgtggagcagtcag TTCCAGGAATTCCTTCGCCTCAGTTTCTGATCCCAATCTTGGCGCTCCTGGCGTTTACAGGACTAATTGTAATCGGCCTCATCCTCTTCAAAAACCAGG GTTTGAGACACCCTGGAG gtgttgttGGCTCGATAATACATTACCCTAAAGACATGACTGAAACAGCTCCAGACATTAAAGCCAGTGGTTACCGTACCTTGTAA
- the ppp1r7 gene encoding protein phosphatase 1 regulatory subunit 7, with protein sequence MASRSVGEHQEMEVDRRGESEESGDEETRRRSINGNVDPTQPSTTGKEESPVDMDTITLDPEEEDVDLVHCRIGKIEGLEVLQKAKTLSLRQNLIKKIENLESLSSLQELDLYDNQIRKLENLQTLTQIEQLDVSFNMLRKIEGLEQMTRVKKLFLLHNKIGNIGNLDHLTGLEMLELGSNRIRVIENLDTLASLQSLFLGTNKITTLQNLDGLHNLTVLSIQSNRITKIEGLQNLVNLKELYLSHNGIEVIEGLENNKRLTTLDIAANRVKKIENISHLTDLQEFWMNDNQIDNWSDLDELKNAKSLETVYLERNPLQKDPQYRRKIMLALPSVRQIDATFIRF encoded by the exons ATGGCTTCCAGGTCTGTTGGAGAGCATCAGGAGATGGAAG TTGACCGAAGGGGTGAGTCTGAGGAGTCTGGTGATGAGGAGACTAGGAGGAGGAGTATCAATGGCAACGTGGACCCCACTCAGCCCTCTACCACTG GTAAAGAAGAGTCTCCTGTTGACATGGACACCATAACCTTGGACCCAGAGGAAGAG GATGTTGATCTTGTTCATTGTCGTATTGGAAAGATTGAAGGATTGGAGGTGCTACAGAAGGCTAAA ACACTCTCCTTACGACAGAATCTCATCAAAAAGATAGAAAACCTTGAAAGTTTGAGCTCACTGCAGGAACTAGATCTCTATGACAATCAGATCCGCAAACTGGAGAACCTGCAGACCCTCACACAGATTGA GCAGCTCGACGTGTCCTTTAATATGTTGAGAAAGATCGAGGGTTTGGAGCAGATGACTCGGGTGAAGAAACTTTTTCTGCTTCACAACAAAATTGGCAACATTGGCAACCTGGACCACCTCACAGGCCTGGAAATGCTGGAGCTGGGCTCCAATCGCATCCGG GTCATAGAGAACCTGGATACACTTGCATCTTTGCAAAGTTTGTTTCTTGGCACCAATAAAATAACTACGCTTCAGAATCTGGATGGTTTACACAACCTGACTGTTTTAAGCATTCAG AGTAACCGGATTACTAAAATTGAGGGTCTACAGAATCTTGTCAACCTGAAAGAGCTCTATTTGAGCCACAATGGCATTGAGGTCATTGAGGGCTTGGAAAACAAT AAAAGGCTCACAACCCTTGACATTGCAGCCAATCGAGTAAAGAAAATCGAAAACATCAGCCATCTGACAGACCTGCAGGAGTTCTGG ATGAACGATAATCAGATAGATAACTGGTCAGATCTCGATGAGTTGAAGAATGCCAAGTCTCTGGAGACCGTCTACCTTGAAAGAAATCCTCTACAGAAGGATCCGCAGTACCGGCGAAAGATCATGCTAGCGCTGCCCAGTGTGCGCCAGATTGACGCTACCTTCATCCGCTTTTAA
- the ubxn7 gene encoding UBX domain-containing protein 7, protein MRDIYVVVCGGKMAALGDTSAPGVNGLIQQFTSITGATESVGQHMLEACNNNLEMAVTMFLDGGGIAEEPSTSSSSAASSSRAPPSDDVRAPIPQKQDILVEPEPLFGVPKRRRPARSIFDGFRDFQTETIRQEQELRNGGTVDKKLSTLADLFRPPIELMHKGSFETAKDCGQLENKWLMINIQNVQDFACQCLNRDVWSNDAVKTIIREHFIFWQVYHDSEEGQRYIQFYKLNKFPYISILDPRTGQKMVEWNQLDVASFLEQTTGFLAEHGQLDGPSCHAPPAKRARSESLIDASEDSQLEAAIRASLQETHYESSNAPEAPDSPRSDDESDAEPFSDSEGPISVDGSDSEEKSFTSKHTPPPPATAAQQRLHPDSSTSSHRKSPYKENNHSHKKEESKKNHLEPSAAAPRHPQPDADSAGNHCPPADESAGPSTTSTTKICDVDCPDDNGPKARLMLRYPDGQREQISLSSKAKLLTLVRHVQSKGYPNERFELVTNFPRRKLAHLDYDITLQEAGLCPQETVFVQERN, encoded by the exons ATGCGCGacatttatgttgttgtttgtggCGGTAAGATGGCGGCGCTCGGAGACACCTCAGCTCCGGGGGTGAATGGGTTAATACAACAATTCACATCAATAACAg GAGCCACAGAGAGTGTAGGACAACATATGTTGGAAGCATGCAACAACAACCTGGAGATGGCAGTGACCATGTTTCTGGATGGAGGCGGGATTGCAGAGGAGCCCAGCACCAGCTCCAGTTCAGCAGCTTCAAGCAGCAGAGCTCCCCCTTCAGA TGACGTACGAGCACCCATTCCTCAGAAGCAGGACATATTGGTGGAACCTGAACCATTGTTTGGAG TGCCAAAGCGAAGAAGACCTGCTCGATCTATATTTGATGGTTTCCGAGACTTTCAAACAGAAACAA tTCGCCAGGAACAGGAGCTGCGTAACGGTGGAACAGTGGATAAGAAACTAAGCACCCTGGCAGACCTTTTCCGTCCTCCCATTGAGCTCATGCACAAAGGCAGCTTTGAGACG GCAAAAGACTGTGGACAGCTTGAGAACAAGTGGCTTATGATCAACATTCAAAATGTTCAGGACTTTGCCTGCCAATGCCTGAACAGGGATGTTTGGAGTAATGATGCAGTGAAGACCATCATCAGAGAACACTTCATATTCTGGCAG GTATATCATGATAGTGAAGAGGGACAAAGATACATCCAGTTCTATAAGCTGAACAAGTTTCCCTATATTTCCATCCTTGATCCCCGCACAG GTCAAAAAATGGTGGAATGGAATCAGCTGGATGTGGCATCATTTTTGGAGCAGACTACTGGCTTCCTGGCAGAGCACGGCCAGCTCGATGGACCATCCTGCCACGCACCCCCTGCCAAACGAGCTCGCTCT GAGAGTCTGATTGATGCCAGTGAAGACAGTCAGCTGGAGGCAGCGATACGAGCCTCTCTACAGGAGACCCACTACGAGTCCTCAAATGCCCCCGAGGCCCCTGATTCCCCCCGATCAGATGACGAATCAGATGCAGAGCCTTTCTCTGATAGCGAGGGTCCCATATCTGTTGATGGCTCAGACAGCGAAGAGAAAAGTTTTACCAGCAAACACACTCCGCCCCCTCCGGCCACTGCGGCCCAGCAGCGTCTACACCCCGATAGTTCCACTTCTTCCCATAGAAAGTCTCCATACAAAGAAAACAACCACAGTCACAAGAAAGAGGAGAGCAAAAAGAACCACCTGGAGCCCTCAGCTGCTGCTCCTCGTCATCCTCAGCCTGACGCAGATTCTGCAGGTAACCACTGTCCCCCAGCAGACGAAAGCGCTGGACCTTCCACCACTAGCACCACCAAAATCTGTGACGTGGACTGTCCTGACGACAATG GTCCCAAAGCCAGGTTGATGCTCCGTTACcctgatggacagagagagcaaATTTCCTTGTCTTCTAAAGCAAAACTTTTG ACCCTGGTAAGACACGTCCAATCCAAAGGCTACCCAAATGAACGCTTCGAACTCGTCACCAACTTTCCCAGAAGGAAGCTTGCCCACTTGGACTATGACATCACGCTGCAGGAGGCAGGGCTTTGTCCACAGGAGACTGTATTTGTTCAGGAGAGGAACTAG